In a genomic window of Rhopalosiphum maidis isolate BTI-1 chromosome 4, ASM367621v3, whole genome shotgun sequence:
- the LOC113557754 gene encoding serine/threonine-protein phosphatase CPPED1-like isoform X3, producing MAKMTESIEQTVKWRRHEVEEKIGLDQFKNNQLWTENFYFVIVSDSQFGYIKPPSERDSKDWKIEMDKAIFAIDKINNLSPRPQFLVVCGDLVNEMPCNEAGLNELQINDFKKVFSNLHPSIPLICVCGNHDIGDIPDENSINKYRDHFGQDYFSFWCGGVLFLVLNSQYYKNSCNVEKFAAEQDQWLTEILSKYEGQRIIVFQHIPWFLSKTEEEIQKKSIEKNISHKMLEKLCKAGVSHVFSGHHHINSTGFYKNLEIVVTCALGAPIGEDPSGLRIVKMYENNVIHTYYPLEQIPSSIKN from the exons ATgg CGAAAATGACCGAAAGTATTGAACAAACCGTTAAATGGAGAAGGCACGAGGTTGAAGAAAAAATTGGATTAGATCAat ttaaaaacaatcaattatggactgaaaatttttattttgtgattgTTTCTGACAGTCAATTTGGTTACATTAAGCCACCTTCAGAACGAGATTCTAAAGATTGGAAAATAGAAATGGATAAAGCTATTTTTgcaatagataaaattaataatttatctccAAGACCTCAATTTTTAGTTGTTTGTGGTGACTTAGTTAATGAAATGCCTTGTA ATGAAGCTGGGCTAAatgaattacaaataaatgattttaagaaagttttttcaaatttacacCCCTCAATACCTCTGATTTGTGTTTGTGGAAATCATGATATTGGTGATATCCCAGATGAAAATTCAATCaacaa atATCGTGATCATTTTGGCCaagattatttttcgttttggtGCGGTGGAGtactatttttagtgttaaactcccagtattataaaaacagttgTAATGTCGAGAAATTTGCAGCAGAACAAGATCAATGGTTAACTGAGATATTGAGTAAATATGAGGGTCAaagaataattgtatttcaacACATACCGTGGTTTTTGAGTAAAACAGAAGaggaaattcaaaaaaaaagtattgaaaaaaacatcAGTCACAAAATGCTTGAAAAACTATGTAAAGCTG gtGTATCTCATGTTTTTTCTGGTCATCATCACATAAACTCAACTGGATTCTATAAAAACCTTGAAATAGTTGTTACTTGTGCACTTGGCGCCCCAATAGGAGAAGATCCTTCCGGACTAagaatagtaaaaatgtatgaaaacaatgttatacacacatattatccTTTAGAACAGATACCAagttctattaaaaattaa
- the LOC113557754 gene encoding serine/threonine-protein phosphatase CPPED1-like isoform X4 has translation MTESIEQTVKWRRHEVEEKIGLDQFKNNQLWTENFYFVIVSDSQFGYIKPPSERDSKDWKIEMDKAIFAIDKINNLSPRPQFLVVCGDLVNEMPCNEAGLNELQINDFKKVFSNLHPSIPLICVCGNHDIGDIPDENSINKYRDHFGQDYFSFWCGGVLFLVLNSQYYKNSCNVEKFAAEQDQWLTEILSKYEGQRIIVFQHIPWFLSKTEEEIQKKSIEKNISHKMLEKLCKAGVSHVFSGHHHINSTGFYKNLEIVVTCALGAPIGEDPSGLRIVKMYENNVIHTYYPLEQIPSSIKN, from the exons ATGACCGAAAGTATTGAACAAACCGTTAAATGGAGAAGGCACGAGGTTGAAGAAAAAATTGGATTAGATCAat ttaaaaacaatcaattatggactgaaaatttttattttgtgattgTTTCTGACAGTCAATTTGGTTACATTAAGCCACCTTCAGAACGAGATTCTAAAGATTGGAAAATAGAAATGGATAAAGCTATTTTTgcaatagataaaattaataatttatctccAAGACCTCAATTTTTAGTTGTTTGTGGTGACTTAGTTAATGAAATGCCTTGTA ATGAAGCTGGGCTAAatgaattacaaataaatgattttaagaaagttttttcaaatttacacCCCTCAATACCTCTGATTTGTGTTTGTGGAAATCATGATATTGGTGATATCCCAGATGAAAATTCAATCaacaa atATCGTGATCATTTTGGCCaagattatttttcgttttggtGCGGTGGAGtactatttttagtgttaaactcccagtattataaaaacagttgTAATGTCGAGAAATTTGCAGCAGAACAAGATCAATGGTTAACTGAGATATTGAGTAAATATGAGGGTCAaagaataattgtatttcaacACATACCGTGGTTTTTGAGTAAAACAGAAGaggaaattcaaaaaaaaagtattgaaaaaaacatcAGTCACAAAATGCTTGAAAAACTATGTAAAGCTG gtGTATCTCATGTTTTTTCTGGTCATCATCACATAAACTCAACTGGATTCTATAAAAACCTTGAAATAGTTGTTACTTGTGCACTTGGCGCCCCAATAGGAGAAGATCCTTCCGGACTAagaatagtaaaaatgtatgaaaacaatgttatacacacatattatccTTTAGAACAGATACCAagttctattaaaaattaa
- the LOC113557754 gene encoding serine/threonine-protein phosphatase CPPED1-like isoform X2: MGKKAKMTESIEQTVKWRRHEVEEKIGLDQFKNNQLWTENFYFVIVSDSQFGYIKPPSERDSKDWKIEMDKAIFAIDKINNLSPRPQFLVVCGDLVNEMPCNEAGLNELQINDFKKVFSNLHPSIPLICVCGNHDIGDIPDENSINKYRDHFGQDYFSFWCGGVLFLVLNSQYYKNSCNVEKFAAEQDQWLTEILSKYEGQRIIVFQHIPWFLSKTEEEIQKKSIEKNISHKMLEKLCKAGVSHVFSGHHHINSTGFYKNLEIVVTCALGAPIGEDPSGLRIVKMYENNVIHTYYPLEQIPSSIKN, from the exons ATGGGTAAAAAAG CGAAAATGACCGAAAGTATTGAACAAACCGTTAAATGGAGAAGGCACGAGGTTGAAGAAAAAATTGGATTAGATCAat ttaaaaacaatcaattatggactgaaaatttttattttgtgattgTTTCTGACAGTCAATTTGGTTACATTAAGCCACCTTCAGAACGAGATTCTAAAGATTGGAAAATAGAAATGGATAAAGCTATTTTTgcaatagataaaattaataatttatctccAAGACCTCAATTTTTAGTTGTTTGTGGTGACTTAGTTAATGAAATGCCTTGTA ATGAAGCTGGGCTAAatgaattacaaataaatgattttaagaaagttttttcaaatttacacCCCTCAATACCTCTGATTTGTGTTTGTGGAAATCATGATATTGGTGATATCCCAGATGAAAATTCAATCaacaa atATCGTGATCATTTTGGCCaagattatttttcgttttggtGCGGTGGAGtactatttttagtgttaaactcccagtattataaaaacagttgTAATGTCGAGAAATTTGCAGCAGAACAAGATCAATGGTTAACTGAGATATTGAGTAAATATGAGGGTCAaagaataattgtatttcaacACATACCGTGGTTTTTGAGTAAAACAGAAGaggaaattcaaaaaaaaagtattgaaaaaaacatcAGTCACAAAATGCTTGAAAAACTATGTAAAGCTG gtGTATCTCATGTTTTTTCTGGTCATCATCACATAAACTCAACTGGATTCTATAAAAACCTTGAAATAGTTGTTACTTGTGCACTTGGCGCCCCAATAGGAGAAGATCCTTCCGGACTAagaatagtaaaaatgtatgaaaacaatgttatacacacatattatccTTTAGAACAGATACCAagttctattaaaaattaa
- the LOC113548599 gene encoding pentatricopeptide repeat-containing protein 1, mitochondrial, whose protein sequence is MIVINRFLRQLNNIKSVSSNYNQHCCRNVRCVSTVKDLQPKDFRKRTETFSFNAEQNIDTDTFGTLTENTEINYKLDRLPPEDDDKIEYDKDEQHKRLHITEYHKIIQELIKQHKIADAIDILETRMLKNEKAKPDYYVYNLLIGTCGKVGYVQKAFHLFNQMKKSGIKTTPATYTCLFNACANSPYKDDALKRAKKLHNLMSLKSIEPNIFIYHAMIKAFGRTGDLLTAFSLVDEMLTKKYKLKDETFNFLLQACITDKEAGFRHALLVWRKMISKRVRPSLYTYNLLLKCTRECSLGDEFETRKVIGQILDDPHLLTTESKLEESNPSEKDIPNTLVCNDNKNNLSIIEENRPNLLDVKPYFGNIVGISEIKSPEERLILLGGCSGFLKNMKINKIKPDIKTFTQLLEVIPPTLSAEKVLLKEIFKNKVRVDIDFCNILIKKRSLRFDYEEAKNVLNLINSENLSVDIVTFGVLALGCKNKNEAKNLIKIIADHGFRVNAEILGTMLAQACYHFNFGYVVYVMNMIKHEEIKPNKKFMDRLIRFDNTIKDLMKKRLNDEKDTPNFIQSYYFKEGYRKYQNFYKKWLLEVTVDEELHPWDQFNNCKKNNDLYLLVFN, encoded by the exons atGATTGTGATCAACCGTTTTTTACgacagttaaataatattaagtctgTAAGTTCAAATTACAATCAGCATTGTTGTAGAAATGTAAGATGTGTGTCAACGGTCAAAGATTTACAACCAAAAGATTTTCGAAAAAGAACAGAgacattttcttttaatgcCGAGCAGAATATTGATACTGATACTTTTGGAACATTAACTGAAAATAccgaaattaattataaactagaTCGTTTACCTCCTGAAGACgatgataaaatagaatacgATAAAGATGAACAACACAAAAGATTACATATTACTGAGTATCACAAAATTATTCAAGAACTCATTAAACaacataaa attgcaGATGCGATAGATATACTTGAAACAAGgatgttaaaaaatgaaaaagcaAAACcagattattatgtttataatctattaatcgGCACCTGTGGTAAAGTTGGTTATGTTCAAAAagcttttcatttatttaaccag atgaAAAAAAGTGGCATCAAAACTACACCAGCTACTTatacttgtttatttaatgcGTGTGCTAATTCACCATATAAGGATGATGCGTTAAAGAGAGctaaaaaattacacaatttaatgagtttaaaatcaattgaacCCAACATTTTTATCTACCATGCAATGATTAAAG CTTTTGGAAGAACAGGAGATTTATTGACTGCATTTTCTTTGGTTGATGAAAtgttgacaaaaaaatataaattaaaagatgaaacatttaattttcttttacaagCATGTATAACGGATAAAGAAGCTGGTTTTCGACATGCCTTACtt GTTTGGAGAAAAATGATATCAAAACGTGTTCGTCCttcattatatacttacaatcttttattaaaatgcacaAGAGAATGTAGTCTTGGTGATGAATTTGAAACACGAAAAGTTATTGGTCAAATACTTGATGATCCTCATTTATTAACGACTGAATCTAAACTTGAAGAATCAAATCCTTCAGAAAAagatatacctaatactttAGTAtgcaatgataataaaaataatctatccATTATTGAGGAGAATAGACCAAATCTATTGGATGTTAAACCTTATTTTGGTAATATTGTTGGTATTTCTGAAATCAAATCCCCTGAAGAAag attaatattattaggagGTTGTTcaggatttttaaaaaacatgaaaatcaATAAGATAAAACCagacattaaaacatttacccAGCTTTTAGAAGTTATACCGCCAACATTATCAGCTGAAAAA gtcttattaaaagaaatttttaaaaacaaagttaGAGTCGACATTGATTTTTGCAATATTCTCATTAAAAAACGAAGTCTTAGATTTGATTATGAAGAAGCAAAG aaTGTATTGAACTTAATTAACTCAGAAAACTTAAGTGTGGATATTGTAACTTTTGGTGTTCTGGCATTgggttgtaaaaataaaaacgaagcTAAAAacctcataaaaattatagcagATCATGGATTTAG AGTGAATGCAGAAATTTTGGGCACAATGTTGGCACAAGCATGttaccattttaattttggataTGTAGTATATGTCATGAATATGATTAAACATGAAGAAATTAAacccaataaaaaatttatggaTCGTTTAATTCGTTTTGATAACACAATTAaagatttaatgaaaaaaaga CTAAACGACGAAAAAGATACTCCAAACTTTATACAAAGTTATTACTTCAAAGAAGGGTAcagaaaatatcaaaatttttataaaaaatggttattaGAAGTAACTGTTGATGAAGAACTACATCCTTGggatcaatttaataattgtaaaaaaaataatgact tatatttgttgGTATTTAATTGA
- the LOC113550185 gene encoding translation initiation factor IF-3, mitochondrial has protein sequence MLKRFTASALYAIRLPINWQPTSNVCVCRTLEFKKNRLEIDNEEPQKKIRPKTVPQPKITLLGLEKDVSVVTMDVASKMCERRGLKLVKIIDIDTKTQRPVYQMMTANQFLKEDHKNHQNKDEKNHNQLKKEKTVLINCRIGQSDLESKVNNIHKWLSKMHEVRMTITGDTANEVADELIKMTQDYSRVVQRRQKGDTVKFQLLPPKIS, from the coding sequence ATGCTTAAGAGATTTACAGCGAGCGCGCTATATGCGATTCGCCTGCCGATTAACTGGCAACCGACGTCAAACGTTTGTGTTTGTCGGACTTTGGAATTCAAGAAAAATAGATTGGAGATTGACAACGAAGAACCTCAAAAAAAGATTAGACCCAAAACGGTGCCGCAACCAAAAATTACATTGTTGGGATTAGAAAAGGATGTATCTGTAGTAACAATGGATGTAGCATCCAAGATGTGTGAAAGACGAGGCCTgaaattggtaaaaattattgatattgacACTAAAACACAGCGACCTGTATACCAAATGATGACAGCCAATCAGTTCCTCAAAGAGGATcataaaaatcatcaaaataagGATGAGAAAAATCATAATCAACTCAAAAAGGAGAAAACAGTACTGATAAATTGTCGTATTGGCCAAAGTGATTTAGaatcaaaagtaaataatattcataaatggcTATCTAAAATGCATGAAGTAAGAATGACAATCACTGGTGATACAGCTAATGAAGTTGCTGATGAACTCATCAAAATGACTCAAGACTATTCAAGAGTTGTTCAAAGACGACAAAAAGGAGATACTGTCAAGTTTCAATTATTACCtccaaaaatatcttaa
- the LOC113557754 gene encoding serine/threonine-protein phosphatase CPPED1-like isoform X1, with product MIVFFSAAGGTKMTESIEQTVKWRRHEVEEKIGLDQFKNNQLWTENFYFVIVSDSQFGYIKPPSERDSKDWKIEMDKAIFAIDKINNLSPRPQFLVVCGDLVNEMPCNEAGLNELQINDFKKVFSNLHPSIPLICVCGNHDIGDIPDENSINKYRDHFGQDYFSFWCGGVLFLVLNSQYYKNSCNVEKFAAEQDQWLTEILSKYEGQRIIVFQHIPWFLSKTEEEIQKKSIEKNISHKMLEKLCKAGVSHVFSGHHHINSTGFYKNLEIVVTCALGAPIGEDPSGLRIVKMYENNVIHTYYPLEQIPSSIKN from the exons atgatcgtttttttttcggcTGCAGGTGGaa CGAAAATGACCGAAAGTATTGAACAAACCGTTAAATGGAGAAGGCACGAGGTTGAAGAAAAAATTGGATTAGATCAat ttaaaaacaatcaattatggactgaaaatttttattttgtgattgTTTCTGACAGTCAATTTGGTTACATTAAGCCACCTTCAGAACGAGATTCTAAAGATTGGAAAATAGAAATGGATAAAGCTATTTTTgcaatagataaaattaataatttatctccAAGACCTCAATTTTTAGTTGTTTGTGGTGACTTAGTTAATGAAATGCCTTGTA ATGAAGCTGGGCTAAatgaattacaaataaatgattttaagaaagttttttcaaatttacacCCCTCAATACCTCTGATTTGTGTTTGTGGAAATCATGATATTGGTGATATCCCAGATGAAAATTCAATCaacaa atATCGTGATCATTTTGGCCaagattatttttcgttttggtGCGGTGGAGtactatttttagtgttaaactcccagtattataaaaacagttgTAATGTCGAGAAATTTGCAGCAGAACAAGATCAATGGTTAACTGAGATATTGAGTAAATATGAGGGTCAaagaataattgtatttcaacACATACCGTGGTTTTTGAGTAAAACAGAAGaggaaattcaaaaaaaaagtattgaaaaaaacatcAGTCACAAAATGCTTGAAAAACTATGTAAAGCTG gtGTATCTCATGTTTTTTCTGGTCATCATCACATAAACTCAACTGGATTCTATAAAAACCTTGAAATAGTTGTTACTTGTGCACTTGGCGCCCCAATAGGAGAAGATCCTTCCGGACTAagaatagtaaaaatgtatgaaaacaatgttatacacacatattatccTTTAGAACAGATACCAagttctattaaaaattaa
- the LOC113550184 gene encoding alpha,alpha-trehalose-phosphate synthase [UDP-forming]-like, whose protein sequence is MSTHASGKLIIVSNRLPFVLKKNEQTKKWERKASAGGLVTAVAPVVVQGNGLWIGWAGVHLEEGEKIPESDPNDTTPTAGLRSDKVIPVDFDPQTFDSYYNGCCNGTFWPLFHSMPDRAQFSADSWKSYCAVNKEFASKTVGALENLSREDTDSGTPLVWLHDYHLMLAANSIRNAADEKNLKFKLGFFLHIPFPPWDIFRLFPWADEILQGMLGCDMVGFHIEDYCLNFVDCCQRRLGCRVDRKNLLVEHGGRTVRIRPLPIGIPFDRFVEMAEQAPTVISTSLQLVLGVDRLDYTKGLVHRLKAFELLLERYPQHKGKVALMQIAVPSRTDVKEYQDLKEEMDQLVGRINGRFTTPNWSPIRYIYGCVSQNDLAAFYRDSAVAMVTPLRDGMNLVAKEFVACQIKEPPGVLIVSPFAGAGEMMHEALICNPYELVEAADTLHRALTMPEDERMLRMRCLRRREKIHDVDYWMRSFLKAMGTLIFEDGDDVLPTTMQPVTLQDFDDYLSKYIGNTNKLALLLDYDGTLAPLAPHPDLAILPLETKSVLERLANMSDVYISIISGRNVHNVKDMVGIEGLTYAGNHGLEILHPDGSRFVHPMPKEYEDKVGDLLKVLQEQVCKDGAWVENKGTLLTYHYREVPVNSRLELAATAQRLIEEAGFKAGQAHCAIEAKPPVQWNKGRASLYILRTAFGLDWSERIRIIYAGDDVTDEDAMQALKGMAATFRVAQSQIVKTSAERRLPSTDSVLTMLKWVERHFGKRLPRADSVGNLSNNLQMSLGTMQMELSMPEEKSPH, encoded by the exons ATGTCTACACACGCTTCTGGCAAGCTCATCATAGTGTCTAACAGGCTTCCGTTCGTTCTCAAAAAAAACGAACAGACGAAAAAATGGGAAAGAAAAGCCAG TGCTGGCGGTTTAGTTACTGCTGTAGCTCCTGTAGTAGTCCAAGGAAATGGATTATGGATAGGATGGGCTGGTGTTCACTTAGAAGAAGGTGAAAAAATACCAGAATCAGATCCAAATGATACAACACCTACTGCTGGATTACGTTCTGATAAA GTTATTCCTGTTGATTTTGATCCTCAAACATTTGACAGCTATTACAATGGTTGTTGTAATGGAACATTTTGGCCTCTATTTCATTCGATGCCTGATAGAGCACAATTTTCTGCAGACTCTTGGAAA TCATACTGTGCAGTCAATAAAGAATTTGCATCAAAAACAGTAGGTGCCTTAGAAAATTTATCAAGAGAAGATACAGATTCTGGAACACCTCTTGTTTGGTTACATGATTATCATCTTATGTTAGCAGCTAATAGCATtagaaat gcagcagatgaaaaaaatttgaaatttaaactagGATTTTTCCTTCATATACCATTCCCTCCGTGGGATATTTTTAGGTTGTTTCCATGGGCTGATGAAATTCTTCAAGGAATGTTAG GTTGTGATATGGTTGGTTTTCATATTGAAgactattgtttaaattttgtggATTGCTGTCAAAGAAGATTAGGTTGCCGTGTAGatagaaaaaatttacttGTTGAACATGGTGGTCGCACAGTACGTATTCGTCCATTGCCAATTGGTATTCCATTTGATCGATTTGTAGAAATGGCAGAGCAAGCGCCCACAGTAATAAGTACATCATTACAATTGGTACTTGGTGTAGATCGATTGGATTACACTAAAGGATTAGTTCATAGACTTAAAGCTTTTGAATTACTATTGGAGCGATATCCACAACATAAGGGTAAAGTAGCACTTATGCAAATTGCTGTACCATCACGAACAGATGTTAAGGAATATCAGGACCTTAAAGAGGAAATGGACCAGCTAGTTGGACGAATAAATGGACGTTTCACCACTCCTAATTGGTCAccaattagatatatttatggaTGTGTCAGCCAAAATGATTTGGCAGCTTTCTATCGTGACTCAGCTGTAGCTATGGTTACACCACTTCGAGATGGCATGAATTTAGTTGCCAAAGAGTTTGTTGCTTGTCAAATTAAGGAACCACCTGGTGTTCTTATTGTATCACCGTTTGCTGGTGCTGGTGAAATGATGCACGAAGCTTTAATTTGTAATCCATATGAATTAGTTGAAGCAGCCGATACTTTACATAGAGCATTAACCATGCCTGAAGATGAAAGAATGTTAAGAATGAGATGTTTGAGACGTAGAGAAAAAATACATGATGTTGATTATTGGATGCGATCTTTCCTTAAAGCAATGGGAACTCTAATATTTGAAGATGGAGATGATGTTTTACCAACTACTATGCAACCAGTCACTTTACAGGACTTTGATGATTATTTGTCTAA atatattggtAACACAAACAAActtgcattattattagattatgatGGTACATTGGCTCCATTAGCTCCTCATCCAGACCTTGCTATATTACCTTTAGAAACTAAAAGTGTTTTAGAAAGGTTGGCTAATATGTCTGATGTATACATATCGATTATTTCTGGCAGAAATGTTCATAATGTTAAAGACATG gtTGGAATTGAAGGTTTGACTTATGCTGGTAATCATGGACTGGAAATTCTTCATCCAGATGGAAGTAGATTTGTGCATCCAATGCCTAAAGAATATGAAGATAAAGTTGGTGATCTGTTAAAAGTGCTCCAAGAACAA gtttgCAAAGATGGCGCATGGGTAGAAAATAAAGGTACTTTATTGACATATCATTACCGTGAAGTGCCTGTAAATTCTCGACTTGAACTAGCTGCTACAGCACAGCGTCTCATCGAAGAAGCTGGATTTAAAGCAGGTCAAGCTCACTGTGCAATTGAAGCCAAACCTCCAGTACAATGGAATAAAGGGCGTGCatctttgtatattttacgCACAGCTTTTGGTTTGGATTGGAGTGAACGCATACGCATTATTTATGCCGGAGATGATGTAACTGATGAAGATGCAATGCag gcATTGAAAGGTATGGCAGCAACTTTTAGAGTAGCCCAGTCTCAAATTGTAAAAACTTCTGCTGAACGCCGTTTGCCTAGCACAGATTCTGTGTTGACTATGTTGAAGTGGGTCGAAAGACATTTTGGCAAACGATTACCTCGAGCTGATAGTGTTGGTAATTTAAGCAATAATCTACAAATGTCATTAGGAACAATGCAAATGGAGCTCAGTATGCCAGAAGAAAAGTCTCCACACTAA